The Rana temporaria chromosome 4, aRanTem1.1, whole genome shotgun sequence genome contains a region encoding:
- the LOC120935795 gene encoding keratin-associated protein 10-6-like: MCRHVSPCFAMCRHVSSCVAMCRHVSPCVVMCRHVSPSHVSSCVSIPCVVMCRHPMCRHVSSCVTIPCVVMCRHPMCRHVSSCVTIPCVVMCRHPMCRHVSSCVTIPCVVMCRHPMCRHVSSCVTIPCVVMCCHELSHFITCRHVLSCITMCCHVSSCVIMYRQVSSCVIMSYVTCRHVSSMCCHVSPCVVMSCHVSSRVVMCRHVSPSHVSS; this comes from the coding sequence ATGTGTCGTCATGTGTCGCCATGTTTCGCCATGTGTCGTCATGTGTCGTCATGTGTCGCCATGTGTCGTCATGTGTCGCCATGTGTAGTCATGTGTCGTCATGTGTCGCCATCCCATGTGTCGTCATGTGTCTCCATCCCATGTGTCGTCATGTGTCGCCATCCCATGTGTCGTCATGTGTCGTCATGTGTCACCATCCCATGTGTCGTCATGTGTCGCCATCCCATGTGTCGTCATGTGTCGTCATGTGTCACCATCCCATGTGTCGTCATGTGTCGCCATCCCATGTGTCGTCATGTGTCGTCATGTGTCACCATCCCATGTGTCGTCATGTGTCGCCATCCCATGTGTCGTCATGTGTCGTCATGTGTCACCATCCCATGTGTCGTCATGTGTTGTCATGAGTTGTCACATTTCATCACATGTCGTCACGTGTTGTCATGTATCACCATGTGTTGTCATGTGTCATCATGTGTCATAATGTATCGCCAAGTGTCATCATGTGTCATTATGAGTTATGTTACGTGTCGTCATGTGTCGTCAATGTGTTGCCATGTGTCGCCATGTGTCGTCATGAGTTGTCACGTTTCATCACGTGTCGTCATGTGTCGTCATGTGTCGCCATCCCATGTTTCGTCATGA